In Phycodurus eques isolate BA_2022a chromosome 23, UOR_Pequ_1.1, whole genome shotgun sequence, a genomic segment contains:
- the zgc:92429 gene encoding cysteine and histidine-rich domain-containing protein 1: protein MALLCYNKGCGQTFDGNDNKDDSCLFHPGIPIFHDALKGWSCCRKRTTDFSEFLSIKGCTRGHHSDLKPCAPLLPEVSSDKAASKGANSHEIIYRGPKSSEKLQRERPSSGEPKTKLPLKVAPSLAKELEKLDMSERAEKEKKESPGVVQGTRCKNSGCKTVYQGQETDLEVCTHHPGAPVFHEGYKYWSCCCIRTEDFNAFLDQKGCTSGKHRWVLKQDKKKVACRHDWHQTANGVVVTIYAKNANAEFTCIEANGTVISCRIQFESDKIFKRDFHLWGVISVQQSVVNMVPSKVEITLRKADQVAWGKLEDANYKPEPEPTEDETGDVADSQRPDWDDDDISDSDEEWACDTAQKTTQAEPDGGERRAGLVQESHNVKRKEVEQEMRRAMEDKRQAEEEKEELRRQQEEDGYEEMPELE from the exons ATGGCGCTGCTGTGCTATAACAAAGGCTGCGGGCAGACGTTTGACGGGAACGACAACAAGGACG ATTCCTGCCTCTTCCATCCCGGAATCCCCATCTTCCACGATGCTCTGAAG GGTTGGTCGTGCTGCCGCAAGAGGACAACAGACTTCTCCGAATTTCTCTCCATCAAG gGGTGCACCCGCGGGCACCacagcgacctaaagccgtgcgcACCTCTTCTGCCCGAGGTGTCGTCCGACAAGGCTGCCAGCAAAGGTGCCAACAGCCACGAGATCATCTACCGGGGACCCAAATCTTCTGAGAAGCTGCAGAGAGAGAGACCAAG TTCAGGTGAACCCAAGACCAAATTGCCCCTTAAAGTGGCGCCGTCCCTTGCGAAGGAGCTGGAGAAACTGGACATGAGCGAGAGGGCTGAAAAGGAGAAGAAAG AGAGCCCAGGTGTGGTGCAAGGCACACGATGCAAGAATTCAGGATGCAAAACA gtCTATCAGGGCCAAGAAACTGACCTGGAGGTCTGCACACACCACCCGGGTGCACCTGTCTTCCACGAGGG GTACAAGTACTGGAGCTGCTGCTGTATCAGGACCGAGGACTTCAACGCCTTCCTCGACCAGAAGGGCTGCACTTCCGGAAAACACCGCTGGGTCCTGAAGCAG GACAAGAAGAAGGTGGCGTGTCGACACGACTGGCACCAGACGGCCAACGGCGTCGTGGTGACGATCTACGCCAAAAACGCCAACGCGGAGTTCACCTGCATCGAGGCCAACGGGACGGTGATCTCCTGTCGCATCCAGTTTGAGAGCGACAAGATCTTCAAGCGAGACTTCCACCTTTGGGGG GTCATCAGCGTGCAACAGAGCGTCGTCAACATGGTCCCGTCCAAAGTGGAAATTACCCTCCGCAAAGCTGACCAGGTGGCCTGGGGGAAACTGGAGGACGCAAACTACAAGCCGGAGCCCGAGCCCACGGAGGACGAGACCGGCGACGTCGCGGATTCGCAACGTCCCGACTGGGACGACGACGACATCAGCGACTCGGACGAGGAGTGGGCCTGCGACACGGCGCAGAAGACGACTCAAGCGGAGCCGGACGGAGGCGAACGACGGGCCGGCCTGGTCCAAGAATCGCACAACGTAAAGAGGAAAGAGGTGGAGCAGGAGATGAGGAGGGCCATGGAGGACAAGAGGCAGgccgaggaggagaaggaggagctgCGGAGGCAGCAGGAAGAGGACGGATATGAAGAAATGCCGGAACTGGAGTAA